One genomic segment of Synchiropus splendidus isolate RoL2022-P1 chromosome 16, RoL_Sspl_1.0, whole genome shotgun sequence includes these proteins:
- the zfyve21 gene encoding zinc finger FYVE domain-containing protein 21 isoform X1: MSSVPDGKKLVRSPSGLRMVPENGAFNSPFSLDEPQWVPDKECPRCMQCDTKFDFIRRKHHCRRCGRCFCDKCCSKKVALPRMCFVDPVRQCAECSLVSQKETEFYDKQLKVLLGGSTFVVTLGTSEKSETMTCRLSNNHRYMFLDGDSHFEVEMSRISSMQILADGTSPGDSDIHTYTSLLDSHYISEGGTSRASGMLLHYKPMGSLEAQQLRLEAADDKKAAALWLAAMHKAAKLLYEARDQ; this comes from the exons ATGTCTTCAGTGCCTGATGGGAAGAAGCTGGTCCGAAGCCCCAGCGGGCTCCGAATGGTGCCCGAAAACGGTGCATTCAACAGTCCTTTCTCCCTGGACGAGCCGCAGTGGGTTCCGGATAAAGAG TGTCCAAGATGTATGCAGTGTGACACAAAGTTTGATTTCATCCGGAGGAAG CACCACTGCCGGCGCTGCGGCCGCTGTTTCTGCGACAAGTGCTGCAGTAAGAAGGTGGCGCTGCCGCGCATGTGTTTCGTGGATCCGGTGCGACAGTGCGCAGAGTGCAGCCTGGTCTCACAGAAGGAGACAGAGTTTTACGACAAGCAGCTCAAAGTTTTACTGGGAG GCAGCACTTTTGTTGTGACTCTGGGAACGTCCGAGAAGTCTGAAACAATGACGTGTCGCCTCTCCAACAACCACAG GTACATGTTCCTGGATGGCGACAGTCACTTCGAGGTGGAGATGTCTCGCATCTCCAGCATGCAGATCCTCGCCGATGGGACAAGCCCGGGAG ATAGTGACATTCACACTTACACCAGTCTACTGGACAGTCACTATATTTCTGAAG GCGGGACTTCCCGGGCCAGTGGGATGTTGCTTCACTATAAGCCCATGGGATCTTTGGAAGCTCAGCAGCTCCGCCTAGAGGCCGCTGACGACAAGAAAGCCGCTGCGCTGTGGTTGGCTGCCATGCACAAG GCTGCCAAACTCCTGTACGAAGCTCGGGACCAGTAA
- the zfyve21 gene encoding zinc finger FYVE domain-containing protein 21 isoform X2 has translation MSSVPDGKKLVRSPSGLRMVPENGAFNSPFSLDEPQWVPDKECPRCMQCDTKFDFIRRKHHCRRCGRCFCDKCCSKKVALPRMCFVDPVRQCAECSLVSQKETEFYDKQLKVLLGGSTFVVTLGTSEKSETMTCRLSNNHRYMFLDGDSHFEVEMSRISSMQILADGTSPGGGTSRASGMLLHYKPMGSLEAQQLRLEAADDKKAAALWLAAMHKAAKLLYEARDQ, from the exons ATGTCTTCAGTGCCTGATGGGAAGAAGCTGGTCCGAAGCCCCAGCGGGCTCCGAATGGTGCCCGAAAACGGTGCATTCAACAGTCCTTTCTCCCTGGACGAGCCGCAGTGGGTTCCGGATAAAGAG TGTCCAAGATGTATGCAGTGTGACACAAAGTTTGATTTCATCCGGAGGAAG CACCACTGCCGGCGCTGCGGCCGCTGTTTCTGCGACAAGTGCTGCAGTAAGAAGGTGGCGCTGCCGCGCATGTGTTTCGTGGATCCGGTGCGACAGTGCGCAGAGTGCAGCCTGGTCTCACAGAAGGAGACAGAGTTTTACGACAAGCAGCTCAAAGTTTTACTGGGAG GCAGCACTTTTGTTGTGACTCTGGGAACGTCCGAGAAGTCTGAAACAATGACGTGTCGCCTCTCCAACAACCACAG GTACATGTTCCTGGATGGCGACAGTCACTTCGAGGTGGAGATGTCTCGCATCTCCAGCATGCAGATCCTCGCCGATGGGACAAGCCCGGGAG GCGGGACTTCCCGGGCCAGTGGGATGTTGCTTCACTATAAGCCCATGGGATCTTTGGAAGCTCAGCAGCTCCGCCTAGAGGCCGCTGACGACAAGAAAGCCGCTGCGCTGTGGTTGGCTGCCATGCACAAG GCTGCCAAACTCCTGTACGAAGCTCGGGACCAGTAA
- the cpxm1a gene encoding probable carboxypeptidase X1, giving the protein MEKAVLATAILLGGVLEAAGLLNDKTTAGFAGTSLTSSWTETVNVHTATTTTGTTLSTTAAARKQQDVHIIKKETPDEKKDKKVVLECPPLGMESLRVDDSQIQASSYQRTGLGPHRGRLNIQSGIEDGDLHDGAWCADYKDRHQWLEVDAIHPTRFTGVILQGRNSIWSWDWVHTYKVQLSNDSVDWKTCMNGTKEAIFEGNQDPETPVLGLLPVPTVARFIRINPQTWYANGTICLRAEILGCRVEGPSDADSSSPQAKDSLDFRHHNYKDMRVLMKSVTEECPDITRVYTIGKSYLGLKLYVMEMSDNPGKHELGEPEFRYVAGMHGNEVLGRELVLNLMQYLCREYKRGNQRVVRLITETRIHLLPSMNPDGYEFAYEKGSELAGWADGRYTFEGIDLNHNFPDLNNILWEAQEAATDKSKVSNHYIPMPEYYTQEDAMVAPETRAVISWMDDIPFVLGANLHGGELVVTYPYDCTRDWAPQENTPTADDAFFRWLATVYASTNLVMANPDRRICHYEDFQSYNNVINGGAWHTVPGSMNDFSYMHTNCFEVTVELSCDKFPHASELPVEWENNKESLLIYMEQVHRGIKGVIRDKETKQGVADAIVKVEDHDHDIRSAAGGDYWRLLNPGEYRVVVWAEGYFPSARLCRVGMEPRATVCDFSLTKIPLERLKEIRAKGGKIPHDHQLRLRALRLRKLRASTKAINRRRESQRMQQERRKARSIRAGRP; this is encoded by the exons ATGGAAAAGGCAGTTCTGGCCACTGCGATCCTTCTGGGAGGCGTTTTAGAAGCAGCTGGGCTGCTCAACGACAAAACGACTGCTGGCTTCGCCGGCACCTCTCTGACCTCCAGCTGGACTGAGACTGTCAATGTGCACACAGCCACAACCACCACAGGGACAACGCTGTCCACCACAGCTGCTGCAAGAAAACAGCAGGACGTCCACATCATAAAGAAAGAGACGCCCGATGAGAAGAAAGACAAGAAAGTAGTACTGG AATGTCCTCCCCTCGGCATGGAGTCTCTACGAGTGGACGACAGCCAGATCCAAGCATCATCCTACCAGAGGACGGGTCTGGGACCTCACCGGGGGCGGCTTAACATTCAG TCCGGCATCGAGGACGGCGACTTGCACGACGGGGCCTGGTGTGCTGACTACAAGGACCGTCACCAGTGGTTAGAGGTGGACGCCATCCACCCGACCCGCTTCACTGGAGTCATCCTGCAGGGCCGGAACTCCATCTGGAG CTGGGACTGGGTTCACACCTATAAGGTCCAGCTGAGCAACGACTCTGTGGACTGGAAAACCTGCATGAATGGAACCAAAGAAGCG ATATTTGAGGGGAACCAAGATCCGGAAACTCCAGTCCTCGGCCTGCTGCCGGTTCCCACTGTTGCCAGATTCATCCGGATCAACCCTCAGACCTGGTATGCCAACGGCACCATCTGCCTCCGAGCAGAGATCCTGGGCTGCAGAGTTGAAG GTCCATCTGATGCCGACTCTTCATCCCCCCAAGCGAAAGACTCACTGGACTTCAGACACCACAACTACAAGGACATGAGAGTG CTGATGAagtctgtgacagaagagtgtcCGGACATCACCCGCGTCTACACCATCGGCAAGAGCTACCTCGGCCTCAAACTCTACGTCATGGAGATGTCGGACAACCCCGGCAAACATGAACTGG gagaacCGGAGTTCCGCTATGTGGCTGGGATGCATGGCAACGAGGTTCTGGGCCGGGAACTGGTCCTGAACCTCATGCAGTATCTGTGCCGTGAATACAAGAGGGGGAACCAGCGAGTCGTACGACTGATCACCGAGACGCgaatccatctgctgccctcCATGAACCCTGATGGATACGAGTTTGCTTACGAGAAG GGGTCCGAGCTGGCTGGCTGGGCAGACGGCCGCTACACTTTTGAAGGCATCGATCTGAATCACAACTTCCCTGACCTCAACAACATCCTGTGGGAAGCCCAGGAGGCGGCGACGGACAAATCCAAAGTGTCTAACCACTACATTCCCATGCCAGAGTACTACACCCAGGAGGACGCCATG GTTGCACCGGAGACTCGTGCTGTTATCAGCTGGATGGACGACATTCCCTTCGTGCTGGGCGCGAACCTCCACGGAGGGGAGCTGGTGGTGACCTACCCCTACGACTGCACCCGGGATTGGGCCCCTCAGGAGAACACGCCCACAGCGGACGACGCCTTCTTCCGCTGGCTGGCGACCGTCTACGCCTCCACTAACCTGGTGATGGCCAATCCTGACCGCCGCATCTGCCACTACGAGGACTTCCAGTCTTACAACAACGTCATCAACGGCGGGGCCTGGCACACCGTACCAGGAA GTATGAACGACTTCAGCTACATGCACACCAACTGCTTTGAGGTGACGGTGGAACTGTCCTGTGATAAATTCCCTCATGCCAGCGAACTTCCTGTGGAGTGGGAGAACAACAAGGAGTCTCTGCTGATCTACATGGAGCAG GTGCACCGGGGCATCAAGGGCGTGATCCGGGACAAGGAGACCAAGCAGGGCGTAGCTGACGCGATCGTCAAAGTGGAAGACCACGACCACGACATCCGATCAG CTGCTGGTGGAGACTACTGGCGCCTCCTGAACCCCGGGGAGTACAGGGTGGTAGTCTGGGCCGAGGGCTACTTCCCCTCCGCGCGACTCTGCCGTGTCGGGATGGAGCCTCGCGCCACCGTCTGTGACTTCAGCCTCACCAAGATACCCCTTGAGCGGCTGAAGGAGATCCGGGCCAAAGGGGGGAAGATTCCACACGACCATCAGCTGCGCCTGCGAGCGCTGAGGCTGAGGAAACTCCGCGCCAGCACCAAGGCCATCAACCGGCGTCGGGAGAGCCAGcggatgcagcaggagaggaggaaggccCGGTCCATCAGAGCCGGGAGGCCGTGA
- the wdr32 gene encoding DDB1- and CUL4-associated factor 10 — MSSEHHSDSAESKDRPQDSGVSDREDEPAVEESDEDDGVEPRDTDQRSPSSGERTKPTPPEKPEEPQSGSKSDSLFSWLQSRTIRRGLFVDPARDNYRTLTSLYCSMNPAVESVNLSTQTHGAVFNLEYSPDGSVLTVACEQTEVLLFDPVSSRHIKTLTEAHDDCVNNIRFLDNRLFATCSDDTTIALWDLRMLNSKVCSLHGHASWVKNIEYDTNTRLLVTSGFDGNVITWDTNRFTEDGCPHKKFFHTRYLMRMRLTPDCSKMLISTSSGYLLILHDLDLTQSLEVGSYRMLRARRTPLTSDGGTSASRSAGTLRQGNDSSKIHPHREGISPRNSLEVLTPEIPGEKDRGNCITSLQLHPKGWATLIRCSSNMDDHEWTCVYEFQEGAPTRPLVSPRCSLRLTHYIEEANVGRGYIKELCFSPDGRLICSPYGYGVRLLAFDEHCGELADCMPVQTSCLREIRSIYSHSDVVLTTKFSPTHCQLASGCLSGRVALYQPKF, encoded by the exons ATGAGCTCCGAGCACCACAGCGACTCCGCTGAGTCAAAGGACAGGCCGCAGGACAGCGGCGTTTCCGACCGAGAAGACGAGCCGGCGGTGGAAGAGTCGGACGAGGACGATGGCGTTGAGCCGAGAGACACGGACCAGCGGTCGCCGAGCAGCGGGGAAAGAACCAAGCCGACGCCGCCCGAGAAGCCAGAGGAGCCGCAGAGCGGCAGCAAGTCGGACAGTCTGTTCTCATGGCTGCAGAGCAGGACTATCAGAAGGGGGTTGTTTGTGGACCCTGCCAGGGACAACTACAGGACACTGACCAGCCTGTACTGCTCCATGAATCCGGCGGTGGAGTCGGTGAACCTGAGCACGCAGACCCACGGAGCCGTGTTTAACCTGGAATACTCGCCGGACGG GTCCGTTCTGACTGTGGCCTGCGAGCAGACCGAGGTTCTGCTGTTCGATCCGGTCTCCTCCAGACATATCAAAACTCTGACGGAGGCGCACGATGATTGTGTCAACAACATCAG GTTTTTGGACAATCGCTTGTTTGCCACGTGctcggatgacaccaccatcgcGTTGTGGGATCTGCGGATGCTCAATTCGAAAGTTTGCTCGCTGCACGGCCACGCCAGCTGGGTGAAGAACATCGAGTACGACACCAACACCCGCCTCCTGGTCACCTCTGGCTTTGACGGCAACGTGATCACATGGGACACGAACAG gtTCACTGAGGACGGTTGCCCACACAAAAAGTTCTTCCACACCAGATACCTGATGAGGATGCGTTTGACTCCCGACTGTTCCAAGATGCTCATATCCACATCTTCAGGTTATCTCCTCATTCTTCATGACCTGGACCTCACGCAGTCCCTGGAGGTGGGAAGCTACCGCATGCTGCGAGCACGCCGGACACCGCTCACTTCTG ATGGAGGCACGTCTGCATCCAGGTCAGCCGGGACTCTTCGTCAGGGAAACGACTCCAGCAAGATCCATcctcacagagaag GTATTTCCCCCAGGAACAGTCTGGAGGTCTTGACTCCGGAGATCCctggagagaaagacagaggaaaCTGCATCACGTCCCTGCAGCTGCACCCTAAAGGCTGGGCCACGCTGATCCGCTGCTCCAGCAACATGGACGACCATGAG TGGACGTGCGTGTACGAGTTTCAGGAAGGAGCCCCGACCCGCCCGCTCGTGTCCCCGCGCTGCTCGCTCCGCCTCACCCACTACATCGAGGAGGCCAACGTGGGGAGGGGCTACATCAAGGAGCTGTGCTTCAGTCCTGACGGACGTCTCATCTGCTCGCCGTACGGCTACGGCGTCCGCCTGCTGGCCTTCGACGAACATTGCGGCGAGCTGGCCGACTGCATGCCTGTTCAGACCAGCTGCCTCCGGGAGATCCGTTCCATTTACTCCCACAGCGACGTGGTTCTGACCACCAAGTTCTCCCCAACACACTGTCAGCTGGCCTCGGGCTGCCTCAGCGGGCGCGTGGCTCTGTACCAGCCCAAGTTTTAG